The DNA window agcagtttaaaacaacaacaatataaagaaaagttgtttaaaaacatgatgtcaactttgtgtatataaaaggatacaacataactctgaaatgtatgtaaaaatacaataaactgatgtatatataaaaatacaataacttctgtgggagtttctcgaaccaacaaccatcacataagagctatagtgatgatacaacgatctacgTTACGCTGCCAACACATCCTagacccggccaaaggtataggacctcaACTACTAAGtcgatccactagtctattgtgaaaagggttcatctaaaaagtatgacccatttatactcatggtggctacatggttttatggagacgtgagttatctgaactcatgctcACCCCTAATTCGATTCACattactactcctaaaatatactagctcttatgtttaaaaatatacttcttctgtgatttgagttTAGTGCTCagaaacttagcccaaaggctttcttggaaatcaaagtttcccctcttgcttcatttagNCGACACTTTGCCCTTCACAATGATTCTCTCTctcacttttctctctttttctggATTGGCAAAGATGACTTCTTCTTTCTGTCTCGTTTAACTTTTTTAGATTCTGAACTTTGTTTGAATCCAACATGTATAAGGAGAGAAGTTCTAGTTATGCTAGGAAACTATTACGATTAATTCTTTTAATTGCAACACCTTTTCCTTTTACAACTTGACTTGTCATGTCTCCTTATTTATGCAGGACTTCTTCTGTTGATGCTTTCCTCTTCCAACTCAACTTTCTGTTTAGTGCGAAAAACTCTTCTTTTTTGATGCTAGCTTTATTACCGTTATTTAGCCTTTGAGTTATTCAAGGTGAACCTGGTTCATGgtgtcaatcatcaaaactgTATTTGATTTATCaaggctcatttatgtcatccaTTAAAAGTTTgtctcatctatgtcattttcattaaagaaaaggttcatccatgtcattatttgttaaaagaaataattccaattttgcaaaaccatttttttcatGTGACCAGTTTTGATTTGGCcatgtcattaattaaattttttacataaagagaaaagactcaaatatgccatcggACTTTGACAAAAGACTCATCTATACCATCCGTTTTGGCTCGTCTATGCCTCATGAATCATAATTGACCACGTGTAAAATATGGTTTTGCAAAATCCAGAATTGTTTTCAttaacaaataatggcatgGATGAACCTTTTGCTCAAATGAaaaatggcatagatgagccaaacttttaacggatggcatagatgagccttttctcaaaatttgatggcatatttgagcttTTTCAAAGTTAGGGGTCTGCTTTTTAAGCCAAATTAGGGGTGTAAATGATTTTCCCTTTATGTTATTACAAAGTAGAATTATAGAATTTATTGTACAAACTATTTCTCTTATTaaacatttttctttaaaaagacCTAACTAATATTGtaccttaatattttttatggtgCTAGCTCTTCAAGTACTTTAAGtgcaataataaataatacaaaaatggTTTGCAAGTAGTGAGAAAGTAGTCATATTAACATGTGTATTTTATACAGACATTTGAAGTTATGATTTGTACTAATGAACCTTTCATCGGAGAACAAGAATTAGTTTGGTAGCCGCTTGATATGTTTAACTCAATTTTATTCTTTGATTAACTTGAAATTTGTACGGGTTTTGAAAGCACTAAATCAATAAGTAATTTTGTTAAGCTAATATAACCCAGATATTATCCTGAGTAACCTTTATTAAAAGAAGATCCACAAATGCAAAACACAAGGAGGGCCAAAACTTACCTTACCAATCCTCAATTTACTTGATAATTGTTTACTTTTTGtgtaaaagatgaaaaattttggcactATCTCAATTACAATTTCGTTTTTTCACAACATGTAAAttgtttgacttttaaaaaaaaatggggaaGAAAATTTCAAGGTGGGGAATCAGACCCTCATCAACAAGGTGAAAGTTCATATAGCCAACCAAGTGAGCTATTAAGATTCTCCGGGAAAAAAAACTTCTTGGCTTGACTCTAAAAACCTTCTCAGAAACTGTATTACTAGAAATATAGAATTAATTGCACAAAGTATTTCTCTTTAGCaacaattttcttaataaagacCTAACCAATATCAcaccttcaatttttttaatgttgcCGCCTAgatcttcaagaacttcaagtgcaataataattaatataaaacatGACAAAATTTGGCATTGCAAGGAGTTAGAAAGTAGTCATATTGGCATGCAGATTTTATACAGATAAAGTTATACTTAAACTAATGAACCTTTTACCAGGGGACCAAGGCAATTGAAGCAATCTGTATATATGGTGttcaaaaattatgttttagGAAAGAAGCCATGGAAAACATGAAAAGGCTTAGAATATTATACATCAATGGTTTTGATACACATGATGACTCCATTGAGTACCTGCCGAACAGCTTGTGTTGGTTTGAATGTCATAAGTATCCTTGGGAATCATTGCCGGAAACTTTTGAACCCAAAAGGCTAGTTCATCTTTATCTCCACTTGAGTTTGCTGCGTCATTTATGGACTGGAATAAAGGTACAATAACTtatcttcaatttattttattttagtcaaACATATTAACTATTCTAGTGATCGTTGATAAACCTTTTATTATTGACATAAGTGTTTTGAATACCCCAATCTGATATGGTAACACATGTGACATACAGTACCAATAGTTATTTATTGGATGGTATATTAACCAGCTCCAAACAATAAAAACAGTTCAAAAATACACTTCTACCTATTGGATCAAATTTGTCCCTCCTTCCACATGTGACACAAAATAGTGTCTATCTGGTCACTATCAAAGTTTGAGTGTCTTTCTTACAAAACGTGTCAAGTTTAGGGGCTATCCAGGTATTTAGCCTATATAACACGTACTATAAGCtcatgaattttcaaaatttagatatgtgcatatttcaaaaacaattttatagaagaacaaaatatgGCATAATTTTTCAAGTAATAAATTATGGGTTGGGTTAGAATTTTATGTGGACCAACAAATAATACCGCGTGtttgattaaaatttgattacATGTCATATAATTGTGCGGTTGGAAAACTTTAAACCAGAAAAAACATTAGGGGAAAATTTTATTCAATAGGTCGGAGCACAGCATTTTTGAGTCGTTTCTAATACATTATGTGCAAATTTGACCCAATAGGTAGAAGCAAGGCATTTTAAGCCATTTCTAATTTGTTAGGGGAATTTTCGACCatctttagtttgtaattacacTCAGTGTTATCGAAGGCGCGGTTAAGCCCTAaagcgaggctcaaaacatGTTGGGTACTTCCCTTCGCTTAATGTGCGCTTCAGTGTCTTCATCAAGTTTCTATGGCATGTTTTTAGTTTCCTTGTCAATGAGCTCCTTTTGAAGAGGCGacactaaacatatatatttgtatttttttttccttttcatcttttttcataagagtttttttgcattttttacttttgataaCACTGATTACGTTTTAACTTAGTTTGTCAACATGCAATttccatataaaaataaagtaaaacagTTTCTAATTTCACACAAAATATTGTGCTGACTCTCATAATTATTAGAATGCGGTAATCATTTTTTCGTGTAAGGGAGTAAATTAAACACAAAGGTCATTTGGTTCATAGATCGGCCACTAGACAAATAATCTAAATCCTGGGCAGCACCCtaattctcatttttttctgtGTTCTGTATAGCAGCATTTGCCGTCTCTGCGAAAGCTAAATCTCTATCGCTCCAAAAAGCTGAGGCAAACACCAGATTTCACAGGGATGCCAAATTTGGAGTGTTTGGGTTTGGAATGGTGTAGTAATCTTGAAGAGATTCACCATTCCCTAAAATGTTGCAGAAAACTCATCAAGttaaatttgtataactgtGAACACCTTAAGAGGTTTCCATGTGTTAACGTGGAATCTCTTGGATCTCTGGATCTACGATATTGCTCTAGTTTAGAGAATTTTCCAGAAATGCTCGGAAGAATGAATCCGAAGTTAAAGATTAAGATGGAAGGCTCTGGGATAAGAAAACTACCATCATCTATTATGTATTACCAAGCTTGTGTTCCAGAGCTACATTGGATTTATATGGAAAACCTGGTAGCTCTTCCAAGAAGCATTGGCATGTTGAAAGGTTTGGTGAAGCTAGATGTGTCGTACTGCCCTAAACTTGAAATCTTTCCAGAAGATATAGGTGATTTAGAAAACTTAGTGGAGCTTCATGCCACATGCACTCTAATTTCACGACCTCCATCTTCCATCGTCCGCTTGAACAAGCTTAAATTCTTGACTTTTGCAAAACAACAATCAGAAGTGTTCTTTGTGTTCCCTCGGGTGAATGAAGGGTTACGCTCATTAGAAGATTTGCATCTCAGTAATTGCAATTTAATAGATGGAGGTCTTCCAGAAGACATTGGATGCTTATCCTCTTTGAAAAGGTTTTATATCaatggaaataattttgagcaTTTGCCTCAAAGCATAGCCCAACTTGGTGATCTTCAATTGTTGGACTTGAAAGACTGCAAGAGGCTCAAAGAGTTGCCTGGTTTCATGGGGATGCCAAACTTGAAGACTTTGAATCTGTCATATTGTATGAATTTTAGAGAGGTTCATTATTCCCTGGGATTTCTCAAAAAGCTCTGTACATTAAAACTGACTAACTGTAAACGGCTTAAGAGATTTCCAGCTCTGTGCATCGATTCCCTTGAATATCTCGATCTAGAGGGGTGCTATAGTTTAGAAAAATTTCCAGAAATCCTCGGAAGCATGAAGGTGGAGTCAGAGATTTGCATGCTAGACAGTGTAATGAGATATCTAAATTCGATGTATATTTCATTTCCACATTCCTTGTCTCAGAAGATCGTTATCTGGCAGCATGACATCTCTGCTTCAGATTCCTTTTCACAAAGAGTGTTTAGCATTGAGCATGGTGGGAACAAGATCCCAAGTTG is part of the Solanum stenotomum isolate F172 chromosome 8, ASM1918654v1, whole genome shotgun sequence genome and encodes:
- the LOC125873728 gene encoding TMV resistance protein N-like yields the protein MENMKRLRILYINGFDTHDDSIEYLPNSLCWFECHKYPWESLPETFEPKRLVHLYLHLSLLRHLWTGIKHLPSLRKLNLYRSKKLRQTPDFTGMPNLECLGLEWCSNLEEIHHSLKCCRKLIKLNLYNCEHLKRFPCVNVESLGSLDLRYCSSLENFPEMLGRMNPKLKIKMEGSGIRKLPSSIMYYQACVPELHWIYMENLVALPRSIGMLKGLVKLDVSYCPKLEIFPEDIGDLENLVELHATCTLISRPPSSIVRLNKLKFLTFAKQQSEVFFVFPRVNEGLRSLEDLHLSNCNLIDGGLPEDIGCLSSLKRFYINGNNFEHLPQSIAQLGDLQLLDLKDCKRLKELPGFMGMPNLKTLNLSYCMNFREVHYSLGFLKKLCTLKLTNCKRLKRFPALCIDSLEYLDLEGCYSLEKFPEILGSMKVESEICMLDSVMRYLNSMYISFPHSLSQKIVIWQHDISASDSFSQRVFSIEHGGNKIPSWFHYQGMDGSVSVNLPKNWYVSDNFLGFVVCYTGRLMNVTTHLIPLSDDGKS